One genomic segment of Bacteroidota bacterium includes these proteins:
- a CDS encoding T9SS type A sorting domain-containing protein, with translation MQLVVKFTALIFLYFATQFANAQQSTYQILDVNNFHLGLFQQGRLALSGNNNIYAEAPAGGGVGPLSAGMLWLTGRNQYGELLGYMSTYYNYGAPGVGPTADSIFTVDQLNIYYDKYYGVWKITADEIEYHRQHWFENKYVMPQSISEWPANGDADLKTAEQLAPFADSNGNKLYEPQLGEYPVIRGDKCLFTMLNDYNLLPGDIPGVTSKSETEIHVMLYAYNEAPNSLIGNTIFLNYKIINRSDYNDLTELYIGQFIDFDLGYYSDDYNGCDSALNLFYVYNGDLFDGFDTLNYVNQLPAFGVISLSHPLLSFMPAFQDFTTISEPENIEQAFDYLQAIYKDGTHLTYGGNGYGGETITNFYMNSRPDDPLGWNDTNEGNPPTDKRGVGGLGPFQLMRGDTLCIEMAMIFANDLNYIDNTTSVNLLYSFAAQLQAIYAFNNTQPCINSINDTTIKSLYAPDMNSFLLFPNPATEYVNVFAGSMHDETLEVELFNMARQKVFAGSYEIAEPNSTFTIPLSNLQSGIYEVVFYYDGYPNTELLMVK, from the coding sequence ATGCAATTAGTAGTAAAATTCACAGCATTAATATTTTTATACTTCGCTACGCAGTTTGCAAATGCACAGCAATCCACTTATCAAATACTGGATGTAAATAATTTTCATTTGGGTTTATTTCAACAAGGCAGATTGGCACTAAGCGGCAACAATAACATTTATGCAGAAGCTCCGGCAGGTGGAGGAGTGGGGCCATTATCAGCCGGAATGTTATGGCTAACCGGACGAAATCAATATGGAGAATTATTGGGATATATGAGTACGTATTATAATTACGGAGCACCTGGAGTTGGCCCGACTGCCGACAGTATTTTTACTGTGGATCAGTTAAACATTTATTACGATAAGTATTATGGTGTTTGGAAGATTACTGCTGATGAAATTGAATATCATCGTCAGCATTGGTTTGAGAATAAATACGTAATGCCTCAATCAATTTCCGAATGGCCTGCTAATGGTGATGCGGATTTAAAAACTGCGGAACAACTTGCACCCTTTGCAGATAGCAATGGAAATAAATTATATGAACCGCAACTCGGAGAGTATCCTGTTATAAGAGGCGATAAATGTTTGTTTACAATGTTAAACGATTACAATCTTTTGCCCGGTGATATTCCTGGTGTAACTTCTAAATCCGAAACAGAAATACATGTTATGTTGTATGCTTATAATGAAGCACCGAATTCACTTATAGGAAATACAATTTTCTTGAATTATAAAATTATAAACCGTTCTGATTATAATGATTTGACGGAATTATATATCGGACAGTTTATAGATTTTGACCTTGGTTATTATAGTGATGATTATAATGGATGCGATAGTGCACTGAATTTATTTTATGTGTATAATGGAGATTTATTTGATGGCTTCGATACACTTAATTATGTAAATCAACTTCCGGCTTTTGGAGTTATTTCATTAAGCCATCCGCTGTTGTCATTTATGCCTGCATTTCAGGATTTTACAACCATTTCAGAGCCCGAAAATATTGAACAGGCATTCGATTATTTGCAAGCGATATATAAAGACGGTACACATTTAACCTACGGAGGCAATGGATATGGAGGCGAAACAATTACGAATTTTTATATGAACAGCCGACCAGATGATCCACTTGGTTGGAACGATACAAATGAAGGTAATCCACCAACGGATAAGAGAGGTGTGGGAGGTTTAGGTCCTTTTCAATTAATGCGTGGTGATACACTTTGTATTGAAATGGCAATGATTTTTGCAAATGATCTTAATTATATAGATAATACAACTTCAGTTAATCTCTTGTATTCATTTGCTGCGCAACTGCAAGCTATTTATGCATTTAATAATACGCAACCTTGTATTAATTCTATAAATGATACAACAATAAAAAGTTTGTATGCGCCGGATATGAATTCATTTTTATTATTTCCAAATCCTGCAACAGAATATGTGAATGTATTTGCCGGATCAATGCATGATGAAACTCTGGAAGTAGAATTATTTAATATGGCCAGACAAAAAGTATTCGCCGGCAGTTATGAAATTGCAGAGCCGAATTCAACTTTCACAATTCCATTATCCAATTTACAAAGCGGAATATATGAAGTTGTATTTTATTACGATGGTTATCCAAATACTGAACTGTTGATGGTGAAATGA
- a CDS encoding T9SS type A sorting domain-containing protein, giving the protein MIINIDTSGNILKQNCISAEDDLLDFGGTVIHYKNKTLVGSVGNASSELYPAPSGHLLREGVIALLDTNLILNSMYQYGGSKNDIAYKIINDSEDNFYLFGVSNSNDYDLPENYNAGEEDDYWLFAIDSNFNLLWSKNFGGSNPNGEYTYKVTPSPGIILYANNFLYFFGQCQVPDVLPDYDIACGHINPDLDDDTDAWLVAFDLSTVRIDTPIIKNNFSVYPNPAENTIYVLSNMLDFNAFTFAIYNTLGQILLETSLINNEENIINIQTLPSGLYVAAFLKDGVIIQSEKIILQ; this is encoded by the coding sequence ATGATAATTAATATTGATACTTCAGGGAATATACTTAAGCAAAATTGTATATCTGCAGAAGATGATTTGTTAGATTTTGGTGGAACTGTAATACATTATAAAAATAAAACTTTGGTGGGAAGTGTAGGAAATGCAAGTTCTGAATTGTACCCAGCACCATCAGGACATTTACTAAGAGAAGGGGTGATTGCTTTATTAGATACCAATCTAATTTTAAATTCTATGTACCAATATGGTGGCAGTAAAAATGATATTGCTTATAAAATTATTAATGATTCAGAAGATAATTTTTACTTGTTTGGAGTCAGTAATTCTAATGATTATGATCTACCTGAAAATTACAATGCAGGCGAAGAAGATGATTATTGGTTGTTTGCTATTGATTCTAACTTTAATTTGCTATGGAGTAAAAATTTTGGAGGATCAAACCCTAATGGAGAATATACTTATAAGGTAACACCATCACCTGGAATAATTCTTTATGCAAATAACTTTTTGTATTTCTTCGGTCAATGCCAAGTACCTGATGTTTTACCCGATTACGATATCGCTTGCGGACATATAAATCCTGATCTTGATGATGACACAGATGCTTGGTTAGTAGCATTTGATCTTTCAACTGTTAGAATTGATACCCCTATTATAAAAAATAATTTTTCTGTTTATCCCAACCCGGCAGAAAATACAATTTATGTTTTAAGTAATATGCTTGATTTCAACGCATTTACATTCGCAATATATAATACGCTTGGTCAAATACTTTTAGAAACTTCACTCATAAATAATGAAGAAAACATAATTAATATTC